ACTTATAGTTCAGTAATAGTTTTTTCACACATCAACACAACCCATTAACCATAATTCTGTAATGAAATGTACTAATAGCCTTCCTCAGCTAGCACATGATGAAGcaaaactgaaaagaaaaaaaaaaaaaaacaataatgcaGCGAAGTCGTAAGAAAGTAAATATCATGACCTCTCTATGCAGAGTTAAAGTTTGGCCGCTAGTAGACTTGGTTACAAGTCTGTGATCGCGGCAAAAATATGGCTCTCGTGTCGTGGGAGTTGGGACGTTTAATAGTTAATATGTTAGAAAGTTTTGCATGACTGATGCTGATTATATACTTGAAATCAGACTTAAAATCAAATATTGGGCGCTAGCGGCAAGTATAGTTAGCACCGTAACTTCAATATCTGTAATTATTTATTAGGCTAGTCTAATATTGGATGGTAAAAAGGAGATTTTTCTGTGCCCCACATGCGTACATTATTGGTTTACGTCAAAGATGGCGGCTTGATTAGGTCTGTGCATAAGAAGGACTGCAGACATTTGTAAGCTCCAGGGTAAATAAGTTGTGAAACTCATTCGTTCACATTTTTGTTCGTTCCCATACAACTACTCatctagtcttggcccaagactacaAATGTCAGTGCGAAGCAGTCAAGTTGGTTAAACCATACCGTAGGAGGGCGCACTGTAGCAACTTGCAACTGAGCTTAGTACACTATCCGCTAGCAGTCActgacgtcttgggccaagactactaCCCATCCTGGTCAGCACTCACACTCGGTCGACTCACGCTCTTCACACTCACGTCACGTCACACTTGCttgcaataggagactttggaacgactggtggcagcagacttaccaagtaaatgtccattgtctttGAGTTCTGAGCATGcccacattaccgagaacaatatATTTTACCTGGTagatctgctgccaccaagcgtcccgaaagtcaCCAATTGAATCAAACCATGGGTTACGCCTGCTCTCATCCTCGTACACTCTTCAAAACAATATAATTATGTGCTACTCGTTTCCTTTTCCCTCGCATCTTTTCCTGAACTCGTacccattatttgtttttggccACGTCATGTATAATGTATTTATGtgtgatgtattttgtaacttttattattttgttttgttacatcGAATCCAATCCGATGATTGTTGCAAATAAATGATCCCTGCCTTCCctgtaatataataataatacttaagGGAGGAGGACTAATCATcctactcgcagctaagagctgaactGCGAAAAGCACAGGCAtacaagggcgcctttggctgccagccacatcaacccattatgaccacggagcacagccaaagatcgcAAGTGTTTGCTTTTGTTCAGTAAGCCAAGCCCTGACAGTGCAGACTTTAATAAATCAATTATACTATTGATATTTTAGTTTCTTTATTCCGATAGTTGTACATTAATACATCAACCGACCTTCAAACGTCGCCATATACAAACCCAAGTTCAACCAACCCAACTCAAGGTTGACccaattttctttttacagaagtatttttgttttacaaaaggTAAATATATGTGTGTTGACAATCCAGTTCTGTCAGGTGATTCATTTCAAAGTGTTCTTTAGTAAAAGGGAACTCCCATTTTTTAGCAATGCAACCTCAAATGCGTGGGCTTTTACGTGGGCCTAAATGAACACAATCACTTTCTATCATTTCTCCATAAAAGCCGAAATACTATGCAGACATGTTGTCAACAAGTGAAGACTGTGGGGTGTTTTTGAAAGCATGTTGTACCTTTGGTTGGTTTTCAGACGCCATGTTCACCCGATTTCACAACTGGGTTCGAGAACGCCATGTTGGCACACAAAACTTCACTGGGAATGTTGTTAAAGCTCACTACTTTCCCATTCTGTTCTAGAGCTTATGGTTCATTTTCAGACGCCAGGTTGGCCCATTTTCACTGTAGCCTTCACATACGCCATGTTGGCACACATAATATGAAGTcctaattattttttattagccAATTACTTTCCCATTCTGTAATAGAAAAATAGTCTCAAAAGTTGTTGTTAGGTACTACTAGTCACTTCTCATACCAGAATTCCATAATGTTGTTTATCAGAAGACACTGCTAAGCATGAACAGGTAACGAAGTGATACATACTACACACTTGGCTTTctcatgaagacgagcagagtatactgttcgaaacgtcgagaccataTTATAGTTTCTTTATACTTAGTTACctgtgttcatgtttgttgtgtgtcATTTAACCTTCGATATTGACTCTGCTACATGGGggcgaaacgtcaggccattaactattctattttgtaaaattaatcaGATAACAATGTTACTGGCTTTGTATAGAGCACATTGCATTTGCTGGGTTATCTATTTCATATATATAAAGGAAATAAAGTGATTAATTAATATGCGTGTGTCTAAAAAAATTGAGGTTCTGTGGGCACTTTCAAGAATGTctgaacattttttatttttttcgaaTTTTAGAATAATACTACCCTTATCGCCCTGTATCGATGAGGGATAACACAGGTCAAATAACTTAAATTGTCATCGTTTGCCGATTATAATCATAGATTCAATTATTCATATATAAATCCCACCTGCGACCCTATCACCAgccaataaaaaacacaaaaacagttgcCCGTAATTTATTAGGGTTGTTTTTAGTGGTCACGTTGGTTGCAATGTTTCTCGGGAAAGCttattaaacattttaatttgagcGTCTTCAAGGAATTCTCATCAGTTATAACCGGTTAGtagaaattattaaaaattgGGCCATAaattttacattaatttgtATAATGATGACACGATACTGTGGTATTTGGTGACCATATTAGATTAAGAATACTCATTTGGGGTTAATCAAAACATGGTTCAATGACTATTAGCATTGGTTGAAATTTAATTACCCTTTTGAGGAAAACAATGTTTACTGATGTTCCGCAAGGTTTAGTCTTCGGGCCAAATGCCTCTGCCTTGCTACTGGTGTATACCATTTTATCCCCGAAACGAATTTCCGTAAAAAAAATCGTTGCGGCACCCGCTGCTAATTCGGGCTAAttcggtctagttggtaagacactgctctagaattgcaaagttcGCGGGTGGAATCACTCCCGAGTATATAccaatgatttgttttaaagagCTCGGGAAAAAACTGCGCGTTTACTGCTTACgaaaatgaatattatttttcCCTTTTCTATCTATTGTAAACCTGTTTAGCGGTGTATAACCTCCACTGATGCATAAATTAATATGGACAGGGCAGTTTTAACAGAAGAAAAGATGTaacgtaaacaaaataaagaaaacaaaatgttgtctaTTTCAGTTGAGACGGGATTGCTAGACTCATTTCAAGTCGCTATCCTCCAGTTCAAGCTCTTCAAGGATCTCAGTCAAGATCCTTAACTTCTCTTCCTCGTTTTCGAATTCGTTGCTTTTCTTCTGGTAGTTTGGCTCTGCGACGTCTAGGTCCCAGTCCCGCCTGTCGAGTGTGTCGGCTTCTTCAACTTGACTGTAAGTTCAATAATGTTGAAACGTTATTAAGCAtaataccttacttggtaacgagtaatgaggagaggttgatagtataaaacattgtgagaaacggctctctctgaagtctATTTAGTgctattttcttgttttgttctgtaattttgtaacgggcacatccgccacaagcctcggcgtttaggatgatgcctccatgtgatgtgaatgtggcaataaatgttttattgattgattgattgattgattgattgattgaaaacagTTTTCGAGacggaagtaattttccacgaatttgactacgacacctcatatttagaatttgaggtctcgaaatcaagcatgaaagcacacaacttcgtgtgacaaaggcgtctttttttttgctattatctcgcaacttcgatgaccaattaagctcaaattttcacaggtttgttatattatgcatgttgagatacaccaagtgagaagactgttcttgacaataaccaatagtgtccatagtcTTTAAGCAATATATTTATTTGGGTCCtctcttttgtttgtgtggataattgtttgtgtatttgtttgtttctttgtttttagaaccaatacatgtatattacagAGGTTTATGGGTCAAGACATTTGCTAAGGTTGTTGCTATTGAATTAAgacacaaaaagcaaaatgtcTATTTATGGATGATTTGGGGTTTGGACAGCATTTACAaagtgcgttcatttagcttccctgggtcgaccccggtgtgtggcgttttagAGTGTAGAGTGTAGAGTGGGGGAATGACTTACCCTCTTTTGTATTCGTCGAATAATCTTTTAAAAAACGATGTGTTATTCTGACATCCTCCACTGGTTCCCACCGTGCCGCCTCtgtgataaaataaaatcagaaaaatgGAACTGATTAAACGAAGATCATTGAAATGAAacgttattcataaatacctaagacagtttatccatgaatgcgttttggcgaccccaaccaaaaactgtttctgacgtcataaccaaaaaagtaaccgagctcacaactcggttatcgttcagtctgaacagctgaaccaacgaccaacaaccaaaacagtttttggtcggggtcgccaaaacgcactccattCTGaatggtcgagagggcatcacgaggtgttgtttgaacggatgatataacacctgTAAAACGTGttataacatgggcgtgacacgcgcgcttgcacctgtgcgtataagacagtttcttcattcctattggtcgagagcaacggatgaaacagttgtgcaacatcacgcgatacgcgcgacgcgcacagcatctcattataaggagttgtttacccgagggccaaGCCATTTAATAGCTGttatgttgaaagaaatcattgaataattatttaaactactagttgaaaacctttgcaccacacattgattcccttaataaaaacTAGTATGTTCTTGTGAAGTGTTTACTACCATccataatgaataaaaaaaattatttacttAAAATGCTAACAGAACAAAGCAAACAGGTTGATTCGTAAAATCTAGCGGATGTTTTAACAAGTTGAAGGAGAAACGGGCACTAGACCAGTTTGTTGCTCTGCAATTCTGTTTTGATAGCAATTGTTTTACTACACAATGAAAATTAAATGTGTAAATTTGAAGAAAGAGGGGCACACGTAGCACTGTTATAGCctaagttaaagtcacctggaaatataattttttttttctttcaaacataagagtatatgcttacgaacaataaaacaatttttttagtaattgtttgtcacgatttatatgtttaaaaaatatataaagttgtttgggggctgactccgcctaccccttttgtgacgtcattcaagacAGACTTTCAAGACAGACACCTGgtcgtacaaactcacgacttggtccgtacatgtactttgcaattgtgtttactattatacgcattacaggcaaagtctgcctcgattgacgtcacgaacagcgccctctcgggtcggggtccaCTCTgaagtttgtaaataacataagaactgattttttaaaaccttagataactgtttattcacattcaactcatcaaaacacatatattagtgacaaaagctttattttgaaaaaatacaacttccaggtgactttaaacgtTTTGACCGCTCCCCCAGAAATTTACGACCCTTtgaaggcacaggacactatcggtaatgactcacaatatttgttagcataattttttctaatagtttataacgagtaattgggagaggttgataatatataacattgttagaaacggctccctctgaagtaatggttttcgagaaagaagtcattttccacgaatttgatttcgagacctcagatttagaatttgaggtctcgaaatcaggcatcagaaagcacacaacttcgtgtgacaagggtgcgacaagggtgttttttttttctttcattaatatctcccaacttcgaagaccgattgagctcaaatttccacaggtttgttattggttgcatatgttgagaaacaacaagtgagaagactagtctttgacaactaccaatagtgtccactgtctttaaaggaacacgttgccttggatcggtcgagttggtctttgaaaagcgtttgttataaaatgtatataggtagaaagatgctgtaaaagcagaatacaatgatccacacaaacatgcctcgaaattgtacggttttccttttacctcgtcgactaacacagtcggccatttatggaagtcaaatttttgactcccataaatggccgaccgtgttagttcgcacagtaaaaggaaaaccacgcaatttcgaggcaaacttgtgtggatcattgtattctacttttaaaacatctttccaaccatatgctttttataacaaacggttaaaaacgcctttttatagaccaactcgtccaatccaaggcaacgtgttcctttaagattactCAGCCGTTAACCGATAAAAGAGGAGTCATGTATAAGTTCTGACGTCACTAACCTGCATTTTGATTTGCGTTTTGATTCCAATGGATTACTGGCTACTGCAAGAACTAGCAATAGTAAAACTGTAAGCGTTAGAAACTTATCCATGCCTCGGTAAGATGTGTACGTGccctgtaaacaaaaacaacaaaacaacaaataatgaataattCAGTGATGGTATTTATTAGTACATCTTTCTGTAGAAACAATGTAAAGAACAATATAGTTTTGTCTTGATCATAGCAGTAAGTGAGTTTGCAAGTATCAAGcttaactgctaagcaaagtgtgacgccagctaagcaaagtgtgacgctagctaagcaaagtgtgacgcCAGCTAAGCAACGTGTGACGCcagctaagcaaagtgtgacgcCAGCTAAGCAACGTGTGACGCcagctaagcaaagtgtgacgccagctaagcaaagtgtgacgcCAGCTAAGCAACGTGTGACGCcagctaagcaaagtgtgacgcCAGCTAAGCAACGTGTGACGCCAGCTAAGCAACGTGTGACGCCAGCTAAGCAACGTGTGACGCcagctaagcaaagtgtgacgcCAGCTAAGCAATGTGGGACACCAGCTAAGCAAAGTGAGACGTCAGAACACATCATAGGGTAACTTGTTTGTCTCCTGTCACCTAAATCAAACGTCACTGAATGTTTCGAAAGATTAAAATGCAACTTTTGTCTGAATCATAGCAGTGACCTAGTTTAGGTGTACTAATATCAACTGCTtaagcaaagtgtgacgtcGGCAAGccaagtgtgacgtcactatacAAGTAAATATCATGGGCAGCTCATAATATGTATCTTAGCTCCTGGTACAGAACATAATCTCAACTGCTcagcaaagtgtgacgtcagcaagccaagtgtgacgtcacaacacaaatcactGTGGTACATTCACAGCTCATAAGATGGATCTTGGCTCTTTAAGACATCGATgacagtgcccccccccccccctttggtAGGAGATTATCAAGTCCCCCCATCCGGGGATTGTGATGGCGCTCCTTCTTctgatggcgccctcttttgtatCCTCCTCCTCCAGCCTTTAAGAATACATggcttcggcttcaggctccgttctctcttCCAAAGCACCCACAATTTGTAAGCAAAGCATCCACActgggccaagctagcctgagccgaatccggagcggaagccgtggtttcgaaaagggctagGTATttggtgcgttcgataagcttccatgggtcgaccccgcagtgctcactcgggtgagcccctgacaagagctaatcgaacgatcacacccccctctcgtggtgacagcATGTatctcaggtcacccccaagtgacccattccacaagcaaggcactaggggctgacccaggtgagccccgtcaaagcagCTATTCGAACGCATCGGGGCAGAcaggggtcaacccagggaagctaaacgaacgcacccattgttaaTGTTCCAAATAGGTCTAAGAATCTCCGTCGGACAGATTTCCATAGAACTACTCCTTTAAGCCCCTGAAGTGGGAAACGCGGCGAGGGTGCACCTTTAAGATCGGCAGACTGAGTCAGGCAGATGACTAGTGACTGCAGGCTAAGATATCTTACCGACTTCGCAAGATACGCATCGCATGATCGAGCTCCTCTCTCTTTCTCTATTCCTCTCTCTACTTAAATCCCATTAGCCCTATTATGTCGCCCGAGATGCAACCAGGATGCAATCTCTTCCAGATTGTCCAAGTTTCTTTCCATCTTCTTAAAGGAGtgaacactattgttaattactcaaaataattgtgagccaaaaaccttacttggtaaacgagcgatggagagctgttgatagtataaaacattgtaaagaaacggctccctctcagaACGTgcttttttagaaagaagtaatttatcactaaattTTGAGGTAATAAGAGACGtcagctgaagtctcgaaatcatgcaactgaaagcacgtagatttgtgcgacaagggtgttttttcttccattattctctcacaacttgcACGCCCAAATGCAtgggtcaaaatgttcacaggctgtTAATCTTATGCATAatgatgagatacacctagtgagaatactggtcattgacaatattaccaaagtgcctttaaggaaaggACTTGCCGTCAAGTCGGCTTCCCCTAATGCATGTAATCggtctctttaaaggcagtcgtCTATGCGTGAATAACTACTTAGAATAAAGTTCATCAAACACGCAATTGAAAGCTTGTCACAATTTTTTGATCAAGTATTTACGCCTTGGACTTAATGTTTTCAGGCCCAATGGAGTCTGattgaaaactgttttttatgtATGGAGGTTGCTCTCGTAATACAcctacactggacactattggtatttgtcaaagaccagtcttcccacttggtgtatctcaacatgtgcataaaattgtcgcatgaagttgtgtgctttcagatgtttgatttcgagacctcaaaatctgaatctgaggtcttgaaatcaagcatatgaaagcacacaacttcgtgtgacaagggtgtttatatttgttcatagtcatctcgcaactccgatgaccaatcgagctcaaattttcacaggtttgttattttatgcatatgttgagatacaccaagtgagaagactggtctttgacaattaccaatagtgtccagtgtccaatCCGATTCCAATTTTGCTCAATACATAATTATGCACATAatgctaattattttgcaaGGTTTTCGCACTTCCTTATCTCATTATGCTTTACTTTCTTTCTTAGGCGTCTTCTTCCTGTCTTCGACCAAGCTTTAACATGCACTCTAAGACGTTTTGTCAGCATAAAGTAAACTCAACGACCTATGATCAGTAAGAATAAACTTAATCTGAAGTCAAGATACCACCGTCATCAACAAAATTTATATTCATCATTGAACAATATTTGGAAACAAAATTAGATTAGCGATTAGTTCACGCCGTATTATATTGTCAAGCTTTAACTGACCATTGTGTACTTACTTATACACTGTTGTGACACGAGTTAGGAACCTAACACTGACGTTTATATATCTAAATTGTGTGATGTccgcataaaattacaaataaatgaaattcTAACTGCGTTTTAGATGAggaaaaagataaataaatgtCGACAGGATGACGTTATAATCTTAGGTGACTGAACGCTGTTAGGTTTCGCGAGAGAGATGAAGAAAACGAGATAag
This region of Asterias amurensis chromosome 22, ASM3211899v1 genomic DNA includes:
- the LOC139953869 gene encoding uncharacterized protein, yielding MDKFLTLTVLLLLVLAVASNPLESKRKSKCRGGTVGTSGGCQNNTSFFKRLFDEYKRGQVEEADTLDRRDWDLDVAEPNYQKKSNEFENEEEKLRILTEILEELELEDSDLK